A genome region from Brassica oleracea var. oleracea cultivar TO1000 chromosome C2, BOL, whole genome shotgun sequence includes the following:
- the LOC106325881 gene encoding transcription factor BEE 3-like has protein sequence MFASPFSSSLDSLFFHYQQHQQFPEHFPGKSPENNGFHQGILLPNYNTHNNDDSSSGIDTKKRKTLMESVSTSENSVSDQTLSTSSAQVSTNGTKNSALRRGKRSKNREEEKERVVVHVSAKRGQATDSHSLAERVRRGKINERLKCLKDIVPGCYKAMGMATMLEEIINYVQSLQNQVEVLSMKLTAASLYYDFNSEADAVDSMQKAKAREAVEMGQGRDGSSVFHSSSWTL, from the exons ATGTTCGCTTCTCCTTTCTCTTCTTCTCTCGACTCTCTTTTCTTTCATTACCAACAACACCAACAATTTCCGGAACATTTCCCCGGAAAATCTCCCGAAAACAATGGTTTTCATCAAGGGATTTTACTCCCTAATTATAATACTCACAACAACGACGATTCTTCTTCAGGAATCGATACCAAGAAGAGAAAAACATTAATGGAGTCCGTATCTACGTCGGAGAACAGTGTCTCTGATCAAACTTTATCTACCTCTTCTGCTCAAGTTTCGACTAATGGAACTAAAAAT AGTGCTTTAAGGAGAGGGAAAAGGTCGAAGAACAGAGAAGAAGAGAAAGAGAGAGTAGTTGTTCATGTTAGCGCCAAAAGGGGTCAAGCCACTGATAGCCACAGCTTAGCAGAGCGG GTTAGACGAGGGAAAATCAACGAGAGATTGAAATGCCTGAAAGATATAGTGCCCGGATGTTATAAG GCAATGGGAATGGCTACGATGCTGGAGGAGATAATTAATTATGTCCAGTCGTTACAAAATCAAGTTGAG GTTTTATCTATGAAGCTTACGGCAGCAAGTTTGTATTATGACTTTAACTCGGAGGCTGATGCTGTTGATTCCATGCAG AAGGCAAAGGCACGTGAGGCAGTGGAAATGGGGCAAGGGAGGGATGGGAGCAGTGTCTTCCATTCATCATCATGGACCCTTTGA